The following coding sequences are from one Oncorhynchus kisutch isolate 150728-3 linkage group LG23, Okis_V2, whole genome shotgun sequence window:
- the LOC109877836 gene encoding alpha-adducin isoform X27: MNGDSGAGVVTALPPTTAPHKERYFDRVDESSLEYRRERNMAPDLRQDFNMMEQRKRVSMILQSPAFCDELDTMIHDQLKRGKTPTSLLALQQIADFMTTTIPTMYPAAPQGGMAALNMTPQGAMTALNMSLGMVTPVNDLRGSDSISYEKGEKLLRCKLAAFYRLTDLFGWSQLIYNHLTVRVNSDQERFIIVPFGLLYSEVSASSLVKINMQGEIVDRGSTNLGVNQAGFTLHSAIYAARPDVKCIVHVHTPAGAAVSAMKCGLLPISPEALTLGEVAYHDYHGIIIDKEENVLIQKNLGPTSKVLILRNHGLVSVGETVEEAFYYIHNLVTACEIQVRTLASAGGPGNLVMLDPAKYKSRPRCSVHVEGSTHPKWLVGEQEFEAYMRMLDNLGYRTGYPYRCPALRDKAKKFSSDIEIAPSATGYSYAEDSDSGARSPLKHSFQRQQRDKTRWPNSGRPEEAYEEGPDGGSPKSKTKWTNEEGMRQAAVANQFVPLNTNPKEVLEMRNKIREQNLKDIKTAGPESQVLCAGSIVDRSFVQGELVTASKAIIEKEYQPRVIINQKGPNPFNKQFDQELEEYRKEVELKQKGPDDALLEPEEEVKGQSQTCTPPSTPVRAEEGDGNAREYLLP; this comes from the exons ATGAACGGTGACTCAGGTGCTGGGGTGGTGACTGCCCTCCCGCCCACCACCGCCCCCCACAAGGAGCGCTACTTTGACCGTGTGGATGAAAGCAGCCTAGAGTACCGGCGTGAGAGAAACATGGCTCCAGACCTCAGACAGGATTTCAACATGATGGAGCAGAGGAAGAGGGTCTCCATGATCCTGCAGAGCCCG GCGTTTTGTGATGAGCTGGATACAATGATCCATGACCAGCTGAAGAGGGGAAAGACCCCCACCAGCCTGTTGGCCCTGCAGCAGATAGCTGATTTCATGACCACCACTATCCCCACCATGTACCCTGCAGCGCCACAGGGAGGCATGGCTGCACTCAACATGA CACCCCAGGGAGCCATGACTGCCCTCAACATGA gtcTGGGTATGGTAACTCCAGTGAATGACCTGCGTGGATCTGACTCTATCTCCTATGAGAAAGGAGAGAAACTGCTTCGTTGTAAGCTAGCTGCCTTCTACCGCCTGACAGACCTCTTTGGCTGGTCCCAGCTCATCTACAACCACTTAACC GTCAGGGTGAATTCAGATCAGGAGAGGTTCATTATTGTCCCTTTTGGGCTTCTGTACAGTGAAGTCTCCGCCTCCAGTCTG GTGAAGATTAATATGCAAGGGGAGATTGTGGACCGGGGGAGCACCAATCTAGGGGTCAACCAGGCTGGCTTCACTCTCCACTCAGCCATCTATGCAGCCCGGCCAGACGTTAAGTGCATTGTGCACGTCCACACACCGGCAGGAGCTGCA GTGTCGGCCATGAAGTGTGGCCTGTTACCCATCTCTCCAGAGGCCCTGACCCTGGGGGAGGTGGCTTACCATGACTATCACGGCATCATCATAGACAAAGAGGAGAACGTCCTCATACAGAAGAACCTGGGGCCAACCAGCAAG GTTCTGATCCTGAGAAACCATGGTTTGGTGTCTGTTGGGGAGACTGTGGAGGAAGCCTTCTACTATATCCACAACCTGGTCACTGCATGTGAGATCCAG gtgcgCACCCTAGCCAGTGCTGGAGGACCTGGTAACCTGGTGATGCTGGACCCTGCTAAGTACAAATCCCGGCCACGGTGCTCTGTGCATGTCGAGGGCTCCACACACCCGAAGTGGCTGGTCGGGGAGCAGGAGTTTGAGGCTTACATGAGGATGCTGGATAACCTG GGTTACAGGACAGGCTACCCTTACAGGTGCCCTGCCCTGCGAGACAAAGCTAAAAAGTTCAGCAGCGACATAGAGATCGCTCCCTCGGCCACGGGCTATTCCTATGCCGAGGACAGTGATTCGGGCGCTCGCTCCCCTCTCAAGCACAGCTTTCAGAGGCAGCAGCGTGACAAGACCCGCTGGCCCAACTCGGGCCGGCCGGAAGAGGCCTACGAGGAAGGGCCCGACGGTGGCAGCCCCAAGTCGAAGACTAAG TGGACGAATGAGGAAGGAATGCGACAGGCTGCAGTAGCCAATCAGTTTGTCCCGCTCAACACAAACCCCAAGGAGGTGCTGGAGATGAGGAACAAG ATCCGAGAGCAGAACCTTAAGGACATCAAGACTGCAGGGCCTGAGTCCCAGGTGCTGTGTGCTGGAAGCATAGTGGACCGCTCCTTTGTCCAG GGAGAGCTGGTGACAGCGTCTAAGGCCATCATAGAGAAGGAGTACCAGCCCAGAGTCATCATCAACCAGAAAGGCCCCAACCCCTTCAACAAGCAGTTCGACCAGGAGCTGGAGGAATACCGCAAGGAGGTGGAACTCAAACAGAAAGGACCCGATG ATGCGTTACTGGAGCCTGAGGAAGAGGTGAAGGGTCAGAGTCAGACCTGTACGCCCCCCAGCACCCCTGTCAGAGCAGAGGAAG GAGATGGAAATGCTAGAGAGTACCTGTTGCCATAG
- the LOC109877836 gene encoding alpha-adducin isoform X24 — MNGDSGAGVVTALPPTTAPHKERYFDRVDESSLEYRRERNMAPDLRQDFNMMEQRKRVSMILQSPAFCDELDTMIHDQLKRGKTPTSLLALQQIADFMTTTIPTMYPAAPQGGMAALNMSLGMVTPVNDLRGSDSISYEKGEKLLRCKLAAFYRLTDLFGWSQLIYNHLTVRVNSDQERFIIVPFGLLYSEVSASSLVKINMQGEIVDRGSTNLGVNQAGFTLHSAIYAARPDVKCIVHVHTPAGAAVSAMKCGLLPISPEALTLGEVAYHDYHGIIIDKEENVLIQKNLGPTSKVLILRNHGLVSVGETVEEAFYYIHNLVTACEIQVRTLASAGGPGNLVMLDPAKYKSRPRCSVHVEGSTHPKWLVGEQEFEAYMRMLDNLGYRTGYPYRCPALRDKAKKFSSDIEIAPSATGYSYAEDSDSGARSPLKHSFQRQQRDKTRWPNSGRPEEAYEEGPDGGSPKSKTKVWTNITHDHVKPLLQSLSSGVCVPSCITNCLWTNEEGMRQAAVANQFVPLNTNPKEVLEMRNKIREQNLKDIKTAGPESQVLCAGSIVDRSFVQGELVTASKAIIEKEYQPRVIINQKGPNPFNKQFDQELEEYRKEVELKQKGPDDALLEPEEEVKGQSQTCTPPSTPVRAEEGDGNAREYLLP, encoded by the exons ATGAACGGTGACTCAGGTGCTGGGGTGGTGACTGCCCTCCCGCCCACCACCGCCCCCCACAAGGAGCGCTACTTTGACCGTGTGGATGAAAGCAGCCTAGAGTACCGGCGTGAGAGAAACATGGCTCCAGACCTCAGACAGGATTTCAACATGATGGAGCAGAGGAAGAGGGTCTCCATGATCCTGCAGAGCCCG GCGTTTTGTGATGAGCTGGATACAATGATCCATGACCAGCTGAAGAGGGGAAAGACCCCCACCAGCCTGTTGGCCCTGCAGCAGATAGCTGATTTCATGACCACCACTATCCCCACCATGTACCCTGCAGCGCCACAGGGAGGCATGGCTGCACTCAACATGA gtcTGGGTATGGTAACTCCAGTGAATGACCTGCGTGGATCTGACTCTATCTCCTATGAGAAAGGAGAGAAACTGCTTCGTTGTAAGCTAGCTGCCTTCTACCGCCTGACAGACCTCTTTGGCTGGTCCCAGCTCATCTACAACCACTTAACC GTCAGGGTGAATTCAGATCAGGAGAGGTTCATTATTGTCCCTTTTGGGCTTCTGTACAGTGAAGTCTCCGCCTCCAGTCTG GTGAAGATTAATATGCAAGGGGAGATTGTGGACCGGGGGAGCACCAATCTAGGGGTCAACCAGGCTGGCTTCACTCTCCACTCAGCCATCTATGCAGCCCGGCCAGACGTTAAGTGCATTGTGCACGTCCACACACCGGCAGGAGCTGCA GTGTCGGCCATGAAGTGTGGCCTGTTACCCATCTCTCCAGAGGCCCTGACCCTGGGGGAGGTGGCTTACCATGACTATCACGGCATCATCATAGACAAAGAGGAGAACGTCCTCATACAGAAGAACCTGGGGCCAACCAGCAAG GTTCTGATCCTGAGAAACCATGGTTTGGTGTCTGTTGGGGAGACTGTGGAGGAAGCCTTCTACTATATCCACAACCTGGTCACTGCATGTGAGATCCAG gtgcgCACCCTAGCCAGTGCTGGAGGACCTGGTAACCTGGTGATGCTGGACCCTGCTAAGTACAAATCCCGGCCACGGTGCTCTGTGCATGTCGAGGGCTCCACACACCCGAAGTGGCTGGTCGGGGAGCAGGAGTTTGAGGCTTACATGAGGATGCTGGATAACCTG GGTTACAGGACAGGCTACCCTTACAGGTGCCCTGCCCTGCGAGACAAAGCTAAAAAGTTCAGCAGCGACATAGAGATCGCTCCCTCGGCCACGGGCTATTCCTATGCCGAGGACAGTGATTCGGGCGCTCGCTCCCCTCTCAAGCACAGCTTTCAGAGGCAGCAGCGTGACAAGACCCGCTGGCCCAACTCGGGCCGGCCGGAAGAGGCCTACGAGGAAGGGCCCGACGGTGGCAGCCCCAAGTCGAAGACTAAGGTGTGGACGAACATTACACACGATCACGTCAAACCCTTGCTGCAGTCTCTCTCGTCCGGTGTCTGCGTGCCAAGCTGTATTACCAACTGCTTG TGGACGAATGAGGAAGGAATGCGACAGGCTGCAGTAGCCAATCAGTTTGTCCCGCTCAACACAAACCCCAAGGAGGTGCTGGAGATGAGGAACAAG ATCCGAGAGCAGAACCTTAAGGACATCAAGACTGCAGGGCCTGAGTCCCAGGTGCTGTGTGCTGGAAGCATAGTGGACCGCTCCTTTGTCCAG GGAGAGCTGGTGACAGCGTCTAAGGCCATCATAGAGAAGGAGTACCAGCCCAGAGTCATCATCAACCAGAAAGGCCCCAACCCCTTCAACAAGCAGTTCGACCAGGAGCTGGAGGAATACCGCAAGGAGGTGGAACTCAAACAGAAAGGACCCGATG ATGCGTTACTGGAGCCTGAGGAAGAGGTGAAGGGTCAGAGTCAGACCTGTACGCCCCCCAGCACCCCTGTCAGAGCAGAGGAAG GAGATGGAAATGCTAGAGAGTACCTGTTGCCATAG
- the LOC109877836 gene encoding alpha-adducin isoform X26 → MNGDSGAGVVTALPPTTAPHKERYFDRVDESSLEYRRERNMAPDLRQDFNMMEQRKRVSMILQSPAFCDELDTMIHDQLKRGKTPTSLLALQQIADFMTTTIPTMYPAAPQGGMAALNMSLGMVTPVNDLRGSDSISYEKGEKLLRCKLAAFYRLTDLFGWSQLIYNHLTVRVNSDQERFIIVPFGLLYSEVSASSLVKINMQGEIVDRGSTNLGVNQAGFTLHSAIYAARPDVKCIVHVHTPAGAAVSAMKCGLLPISPEALTLGEVAYHDYHGIIIDKEENVLIQKNLGPTSKVLILRNHGLVSVGETVEEAFYYIHNLVTACEIQVRTLASAGGPGNLVMLDPAKYKSRPRCSVHVEGSTHPKWLVGEQEFEAYMRMLDNLGYRTGYPYRCPALRDKAKKFSSDIEIAPSATGYSYAEDSDSGARSPLKHSFQRQQRDKTRWPNSGRPEEAYEEGPDGGSPKSKTKWTNEEGMRQAAVANQFVPLNTNPKEVLEMRNKIREQNLKDIKTAGPESQVLCAGSIVDRSFVQDAPLSDCTDTIASLDLSEANSPAKSFRKGELVTASKAIIEKEYQPRVIINQKGPNPFNKQFDQELEEYRKEVELKQKGPDDALLEPEEEVKGQSQTCTPPSTPVRAEEGDGNAREYLLP, encoded by the exons ATGAACGGTGACTCAGGTGCTGGGGTGGTGACTGCCCTCCCGCCCACCACCGCCCCCCACAAGGAGCGCTACTTTGACCGTGTGGATGAAAGCAGCCTAGAGTACCGGCGTGAGAGAAACATGGCTCCAGACCTCAGACAGGATTTCAACATGATGGAGCAGAGGAAGAGGGTCTCCATGATCCTGCAGAGCCCG GCGTTTTGTGATGAGCTGGATACAATGATCCATGACCAGCTGAAGAGGGGAAAGACCCCCACCAGCCTGTTGGCCCTGCAGCAGATAGCTGATTTCATGACCACCACTATCCCCACCATGTACCCTGCAGCGCCACAGGGAGGCATGGCTGCACTCAACATGA gtcTGGGTATGGTAACTCCAGTGAATGACCTGCGTGGATCTGACTCTATCTCCTATGAGAAAGGAGAGAAACTGCTTCGTTGTAAGCTAGCTGCCTTCTACCGCCTGACAGACCTCTTTGGCTGGTCCCAGCTCATCTACAACCACTTAACC GTCAGGGTGAATTCAGATCAGGAGAGGTTCATTATTGTCCCTTTTGGGCTTCTGTACAGTGAAGTCTCCGCCTCCAGTCTG GTGAAGATTAATATGCAAGGGGAGATTGTGGACCGGGGGAGCACCAATCTAGGGGTCAACCAGGCTGGCTTCACTCTCCACTCAGCCATCTATGCAGCCCGGCCAGACGTTAAGTGCATTGTGCACGTCCACACACCGGCAGGAGCTGCA GTGTCGGCCATGAAGTGTGGCCTGTTACCCATCTCTCCAGAGGCCCTGACCCTGGGGGAGGTGGCTTACCATGACTATCACGGCATCATCATAGACAAAGAGGAGAACGTCCTCATACAGAAGAACCTGGGGCCAACCAGCAAG GTTCTGATCCTGAGAAACCATGGTTTGGTGTCTGTTGGGGAGACTGTGGAGGAAGCCTTCTACTATATCCACAACCTGGTCACTGCATGTGAGATCCAG gtgcgCACCCTAGCCAGTGCTGGAGGACCTGGTAACCTGGTGATGCTGGACCCTGCTAAGTACAAATCCCGGCCACGGTGCTCTGTGCATGTCGAGGGCTCCACACACCCGAAGTGGCTGGTCGGGGAGCAGGAGTTTGAGGCTTACATGAGGATGCTGGATAACCTG GGTTACAGGACAGGCTACCCTTACAGGTGCCCTGCCCTGCGAGACAAAGCTAAAAAGTTCAGCAGCGACATAGAGATCGCTCCCTCGGCCACGGGCTATTCCTATGCCGAGGACAGTGATTCGGGCGCTCGCTCCCCTCTCAAGCACAGCTTTCAGAGGCAGCAGCGTGACAAGACCCGCTGGCCCAACTCGGGCCGGCCGGAAGAGGCCTACGAGGAAGGGCCCGACGGTGGCAGCCCCAAGTCGAAGACTAAG TGGACGAATGAGGAAGGAATGCGACAGGCTGCAGTAGCCAATCAGTTTGTCCCGCTCAACACAAACCCCAAGGAGGTGCTGGAGATGAGGAACAAG ATCCGAGAGCAGAACCTTAAGGACATCAAGACTGCAGGGCCTGAGTCCCAGGTGCTGTGTGCTGGAAGCATAGTGGACCGCTCCTTTGTCCAG GACGCCCCTCTGTCTGACTGTACGGACACTATTGCCAGCCTCGATCTGTCAGAGGCCAATAGTCCTGCTAAGTCTTTTAGAAAG GGAGAGCTGGTGACAGCGTCTAAGGCCATCATAGAGAAGGAGTACCAGCCCAGAGTCATCATCAACCAGAAAGGCCCCAACCCCTTCAACAAGCAGTTCGACCAGGAGCTGGAGGAATACCGCAAGGAGGTGGAACTCAAACAGAAAGGACCCGATG ATGCGTTACTGGAGCCTGAGGAAGAGGTGAAGGGTCAGAGTCAGACCTGTACGCCCCCCAGCACCCCTGTCAGAGCAGAGGAAG GAGATGGAAATGCTAGAGAGTACCTGTTGCCATAG
- the LOC109877836 gene encoding alpha-adducin isoform X29: protein MNGDSGAGVVTALPPTTAPHKERYFDRVDESSLEYRRERNMAPDLRQDFNMMEQRKRVSMILQSPAFCDELDTMIHDQLKRGKTPTSLLALQQIADFMTTTIPTMYPAAPQGGMAALNMSLGMVTPVNDLRGSDSISYEKGEKLLRCKLAAFYRLTDLFGWSQLIYNHLTVRVNSDQERFIIVPFGLLYSEVSASSLVKINMQGEIVDRGSTNLGVNQAGFTLHSAIYAARPDVKCIVHVHTPAGAAVSAMKCGLLPISPEALTLGEVAYHDYHGIIIDKEENVLIQKNLGPTSKVLILRNHGLVSVGETVEEAFYYIHNLVTACEIQVRTLASAGGPGNLVMLDPAKYKSRPRCSVHVEGSTHPKWLVGEQEFEAYMRMLDNLGYRTGYPYRCPALRDKAKKFSSDIEIAPSATGYSYAEDSDSGARSPLKHSFQRQQRDKTRWPNSGRPEEAYEEGPDGGSPKSKTKWTNEEGMRQAAVANQFVPLNTNPKEVLEMRNKIREQNLKDIKTAGPESQVLCAGSIVDRSFVQGELVTASKAIIEKEYQPRVIINQKGPNPFNKQFDQELEEYRKEVELKQKGPDDALLEPEEEVKGQSQTCTPPSTPVRAEEGDGNAREYLLP, encoded by the exons ATGAACGGTGACTCAGGTGCTGGGGTGGTGACTGCCCTCCCGCCCACCACCGCCCCCCACAAGGAGCGCTACTTTGACCGTGTGGATGAAAGCAGCCTAGAGTACCGGCGTGAGAGAAACATGGCTCCAGACCTCAGACAGGATTTCAACATGATGGAGCAGAGGAAGAGGGTCTCCATGATCCTGCAGAGCCCG GCGTTTTGTGATGAGCTGGATACAATGATCCATGACCAGCTGAAGAGGGGAAAGACCCCCACCAGCCTGTTGGCCCTGCAGCAGATAGCTGATTTCATGACCACCACTATCCCCACCATGTACCCTGCAGCGCCACAGGGAGGCATGGCTGCACTCAACATGA gtcTGGGTATGGTAACTCCAGTGAATGACCTGCGTGGATCTGACTCTATCTCCTATGAGAAAGGAGAGAAACTGCTTCGTTGTAAGCTAGCTGCCTTCTACCGCCTGACAGACCTCTTTGGCTGGTCCCAGCTCATCTACAACCACTTAACC GTCAGGGTGAATTCAGATCAGGAGAGGTTCATTATTGTCCCTTTTGGGCTTCTGTACAGTGAAGTCTCCGCCTCCAGTCTG GTGAAGATTAATATGCAAGGGGAGATTGTGGACCGGGGGAGCACCAATCTAGGGGTCAACCAGGCTGGCTTCACTCTCCACTCAGCCATCTATGCAGCCCGGCCAGACGTTAAGTGCATTGTGCACGTCCACACACCGGCAGGAGCTGCA GTGTCGGCCATGAAGTGTGGCCTGTTACCCATCTCTCCAGAGGCCCTGACCCTGGGGGAGGTGGCTTACCATGACTATCACGGCATCATCATAGACAAAGAGGAGAACGTCCTCATACAGAAGAACCTGGGGCCAACCAGCAAG GTTCTGATCCTGAGAAACCATGGTTTGGTGTCTGTTGGGGAGACTGTGGAGGAAGCCTTCTACTATATCCACAACCTGGTCACTGCATGTGAGATCCAG gtgcgCACCCTAGCCAGTGCTGGAGGACCTGGTAACCTGGTGATGCTGGACCCTGCTAAGTACAAATCCCGGCCACGGTGCTCTGTGCATGTCGAGGGCTCCACACACCCGAAGTGGCTGGTCGGGGAGCAGGAGTTTGAGGCTTACATGAGGATGCTGGATAACCTG GGTTACAGGACAGGCTACCCTTACAGGTGCCCTGCCCTGCGAGACAAAGCTAAAAAGTTCAGCAGCGACATAGAGATCGCTCCCTCGGCCACGGGCTATTCCTATGCCGAGGACAGTGATTCGGGCGCTCGCTCCCCTCTCAAGCACAGCTTTCAGAGGCAGCAGCGTGACAAGACCCGCTGGCCCAACTCGGGCCGGCCGGAAGAGGCCTACGAGGAAGGGCCCGACGGTGGCAGCCCCAAGTCGAAGACTAAG TGGACGAATGAGGAAGGAATGCGACAGGCTGCAGTAGCCAATCAGTTTGTCCCGCTCAACACAAACCCCAAGGAGGTGCTGGAGATGAGGAACAAG ATCCGAGAGCAGAACCTTAAGGACATCAAGACTGCAGGGCCTGAGTCCCAGGTGCTGTGTGCTGGAAGCATAGTGGACCGCTCCTTTGTCCAG GGAGAGCTGGTGACAGCGTCTAAGGCCATCATAGAGAAGGAGTACCAGCCCAGAGTCATCATCAACCAGAAAGGCCCCAACCCCTTCAACAAGCAGTTCGACCAGGAGCTGGAGGAATACCGCAAGGAGGTGGAACTCAAACAGAAAGGACCCGATG ATGCGTTACTGGAGCCTGAGGAAGAGGTGAAGGGTCAGAGTCAGACCTGTACGCCCCCCAGCACCCCTGTCAGAGCAGAGGAAG GAGATGGAAATGCTAGAGAGTACCTGTTGCCATAG
- the LOC109877836 gene encoding alpha-adducin isoform X16, protein MNGDSGAGVVTALPPTTAPHKERYFDRVDESSLEYRRERNMAPDLRQDFNMMEQRKRVSMILQSPAFCDELDTMIHDQLKRGKTPTSLLALQQIADFMTTTIPTMYPAAPQGGMAALNMSLGMVTPVNDLRGSDSISYEKGEKLLRCKLAAFYRLTDLFGWSQLIYNHLTVRVNSDQERFIIVPFGLLYSEVSASSLVKINMQGEIVDRGSTNLGVNQAGFTLHSAIYAARPDVKCIVHVHTPAGAAVSAMKCGLLPISPEALTLGEVAYHDYHGIIIDKEENVLIQKNLGPTSKVLILRNHGLVSVGETVEEAFYYIHNLVTACEIQVRTLASAGGPGNLVMLDPAKYKSRPRCSVHVEGSTHPKWLVGEQEFEAYMRMLDNLGYRTGYPYRCPALRDKAKKFSSDIEIAPSATGYSYAEDSDSGARSPLKHSFQRQQRDKTRWPNSGRPEEAYEEGPDGGSPKSKTKWTNEEGMRQAAVANQFVPLNTNPKEVLEMRNKIREQNLKDIKTAGPESQVLCAGSIVDRSFVQGELVTASKAIIEKEYQPRVIINQKGPNPFNKQFDQELEEYRKEVELKQKGPDVQGEGSSTARTELPSPGPGEGGLSPSTSPQKPALKPKPCCVPEKGLDVSETPPTASTATPTTTTSFPSRDTLTQSGDGQESPGTSTGSGPRAYGGDSRPESPHKDFHCAVLKALRTTNTELAALTLLEAPDALLEPEEEVKGQSQTCTPPSTPVRAEEGDGNAREYLLP, encoded by the exons ATGAACGGTGACTCAGGTGCTGGGGTGGTGACTGCCCTCCCGCCCACCACCGCCCCCCACAAGGAGCGCTACTTTGACCGTGTGGATGAAAGCAGCCTAGAGTACCGGCGTGAGAGAAACATGGCTCCAGACCTCAGACAGGATTTCAACATGATGGAGCAGAGGAAGAGGGTCTCCATGATCCTGCAGAGCCCG GCGTTTTGTGATGAGCTGGATACAATGATCCATGACCAGCTGAAGAGGGGAAAGACCCCCACCAGCCTGTTGGCCCTGCAGCAGATAGCTGATTTCATGACCACCACTATCCCCACCATGTACCCTGCAGCGCCACAGGGAGGCATGGCTGCACTCAACATGA gtcTGGGTATGGTAACTCCAGTGAATGACCTGCGTGGATCTGACTCTATCTCCTATGAGAAAGGAGAGAAACTGCTTCGTTGTAAGCTAGCTGCCTTCTACCGCCTGACAGACCTCTTTGGCTGGTCCCAGCTCATCTACAACCACTTAACC GTCAGGGTGAATTCAGATCAGGAGAGGTTCATTATTGTCCCTTTTGGGCTTCTGTACAGTGAAGTCTCCGCCTCCAGTCTG GTGAAGATTAATATGCAAGGGGAGATTGTGGACCGGGGGAGCACCAATCTAGGGGTCAACCAGGCTGGCTTCACTCTCCACTCAGCCATCTATGCAGCCCGGCCAGACGTTAAGTGCATTGTGCACGTCCACACACCGGCAGGAGCTGCA GTGTCGGCCATGAAGTGTGGCCTGTTACCCATCTCTCCAGAGGCCCTGACCCTGGGGGAGGTGGCTTACCATGACTATCACGGCATCATCATAGACAAAGAGGAGAACGTCCTCATACAGAAGAACCTGGGGCCAACCAGCAAG GTTCTGATCCTGAGAAACCATGGTTTGGTGTCTGTTGGGGAGACTGTGGAGGAAGCCTTCTACTATATCCACAACCTGGTCACTGCATGTGAGATCCAG gtgcgCACCCTAGCCAGTGCTGGAGGACCTGGTAACCTGGTGATGCTGGACCCTGCTAAGTACAAATCCCGGCCACGGTGCTCTGTGCATGTCGAGGGCTCCACACACCCGAAGTGGCTGGTCGGGGAGCAGGAGTTTGAGGCTTACATGAGGATGCTGGATAACCTG GGTTACAGGACAGGCTACCCTTACAGGTGCCCTGCCCTGCGAGACAAAGCTAAAAAGTTCAGCAGCGACATAGAGATCGCTCCCTCGGCCACGGGCTATTCCTATGCCGAGGACAGTGATTCGGGCGCTCGCTCCCCTCTCAAGCACAGCTTTCAGAGGCAGCAGCGTGACAAGACCCGCTGGCCCAACTCGGGCCGGCCGGAAGAGGCCTACGAGGAAGGGCCCGACGGTGGCAGCCCCAAGTCGAAGACTAAG TGGACGAATGAGGAAGGAATGCGACAGGCTGCAGTAGCCAATCAGTTTGTCCCGCTCAACACAAACCCCAAGGAGGTGCTGGAGATGAGGAACAAG ATCCGAGAGCAGAACCTTAAGGACATCAAGACTGCAGGGCCTGAGTCCCAGGTGCTGTGTGCTGGAAGCATAGTGGACCGCTCCTTTGTCCAG GGAGAGCTGGTGACAGCGTCTAAGGCCATCATAGAGAAGGAGTACCAGCCCAGAGTCATCATCAACCAGAAAGGCCCCAACCCCTTCAACAAGCAGTTCGACCAGGAGCTGGAGGAATACCGCAAGGAGGTGGAACTCAAACAGAAAGGACCCGATG TACAGGGCGAAGGGTCCTCCACAGCCAGGACAGAGCTCCCTTCACCTGGGCCTGGGGAGGGAGGCctgtccccctctacctccccacaGAAGCCTGCACTGAAGCCAAAGCCCTGCTGTGTCCCAGAGAAGGGACTGGATGTTTCAGAGACCCCCCCCACAGCCTCCACggccacccctaccaccaccacctctttcCCCAGCCGAGACACCCTGACACAGTCGGGGGATGGTCAGGAGAGCCCTGGGACGTCCACAGGGTCGGGGCCCAGGGCCTACGGGGGAGATTCCCGCCCGGAGTCTCCTCACAAGGATTTTCACTGTGCCGTGCTGAAGGCTCTCAGAACCACCAACACAGAACTGGCTGCCCTCACCCTCCTTGAGGCTCCAG ATGCGTTACTGGAGCCTGAGGAAGAGGTGAAGGGTCAGAGTCAGACCTGTACGCCCCCCAGCACCCCTGTCAGAGCAGAGGAAG GAGATGGAAATGCTAGAGAGTACCTGTTGCCATAG